Below is a window of Nocardia asteroides DNA.
CGTTCGCCGTCGATCTCGGGGTCGCGTCGCTGATCGCCGTGAGCGAGGGGCAGCCGCTGGTGCTGCCGTCGCTGGAACAGTCGGTGCTCGGAATCGGTTCCGGCGTGGCGATTCTGAGCATGTGGACGCTGGCGGGCGCGTGTGTCGGTGCCGTCGCCCGTGGTCCGGCGCTGGCCGTCGGCCTCGGTCTGGTGTGGGTGCTCGTGGTCGAGAACCTGCTGCGCGGGGTGGCAGGCATCTTCGGCCCGATCGAGGCCGTGACCGATGTGCTGCCCGGTACGGCCGCCGGGTCGCTGGCGGGCGCCCTGCGCACCGTCGACGGCCCGCCCACGCCCGGCGTGCTCGACATCCTGACCCGCGGCGAGTCGCTGGCGCTGCTCACCGGCTACCTGCTGGTCTTCGGCGGCGGGACGGTCTGGCTGATGACCCGCCGCGACCTGGCCTGACCGATCAGGACCACCCGGCCGGGTTCGAGGCCGTCTCCCGCGAGATGCCCGAACCCGTCTCGGGGAAGCCGCCGTACAGGCGGTCGTGCAGGTGGGCGAAGAAGTAACACATCTCCTCGCACTCGGCGTCGGGCACGGCGACGGCCGGATCGGCCAGCACGGCCTCGTAGTGCTCGCGCCCCATGGCGACGATGAAGCCGCGCGCGTACAGGAAGCCGTCGTCGGAGCCGTCGGTGATCTCCTGGATATCGGCCCGATCGATCTCGTAGAGCGCCCGCTCGGCGACCCGGTCCAGCGCGGTCAGCTCGGCGCTGGTGAAGTCGGTGCTCAGCGAGCGCAGGGCGTCGATGAAACGGTCGGTGTGTTCGCGCGGGAGATCGGCGCCCGGGGTGAGCAGGGCGGTGCGGGCCGCGGAACCGGCCCGGTCCCATGCGGTTTCGATCAGGGCCCAGAACTGGGCGGCT
It encodes the following:
- a CDS encoding ABC transporter permease subunit; its protein translation is MTRDLWASLRAESIRLGRWPTFWIVLGVWILLNLTFAYLFNYLAYTSGESGAMADGLPRDVLLGQLMPAAVPEVFTQGMAMFGGALMLILGALAVGSGYGWGTWKTVFTQGPSRQAVVGGLLVGLLVVVIALVGVAFAVDLGVASLIAVSEGQPLVLPSLEQSVLGIGSGVAILSMWTLAGACVGAVARGPALAVGLGLVWVLVVENLLRGVAGIFGPIEAVTDVLPGTAAGSLAGALRTVDGPPTPGVLDILTRGESLALLTGYLLVFGGGTVWLMTRRDLA
- a CDS encoding DUF4240 domain-containing protein, with the protein product MTTLPTDSEAAQFWALIETAWDRAGSAARTALLTPGADLPREHTDRFIDALRSLSTDFTSAELTALDRVAERALYEIDRADIQEITDGSDDGFLYARGFIVAMGREHYEAVLADPAVAVPDAECEEMCYFFAHLHDRLYGGFPETGSGISRETASNPAGWS